One stretch of Rhipicephalus sanguineus isolate Rsan-2018 chromosome 10, BIME_Rsan_1.4, whole genome shotgun sequence DNA includes these proteins:
- the LOC119406935 gene encoding LOW QUALITY PROTEIN: neuroglian-like (The sequence of the model RefSeq protein was modified relative to this genomic sequence to represent the inferred CDS: deleted 1 base in 1 codon) — MPKNKSFPPENRPTRMTMTATSLLPLLAVLLLAVTAATGDVSFPPALVKQPAREQFFRVPHSADDPETPFLLECEATGDPEPTFQWTKNGKKFDYASHGDRITQMRRRGTLVFTAPEGADEGLYQCHATNRLGTAVSDPVSLRKAELGKFPEDSPKRVSVREGDPLSLACDPPSGYPRPHVSWVILHVNGAIRALNSSRMTVDPEGALHFSHVETEDAIPDAVYACLASSWFLHEYKLGNKILLSVEPRPGTEQVQTSPTKQYVSPTEILALRGHRLELYCIHGGAPEPQVLWKKRGGDLSPQRVSYSNSGRTLKLHSISFEDEDIYECEASNGVGEVQTHAMHVKVEAEPTWLQVPNDTIVAQGESVTFNCSSSGVPEPELRWFMNGVPIEMLEDNSNIRLGNDRFALIIEHLRMRDTAVYQCNASNIHGYAFRNFFLNVVESIPLIMEPPEPLTVGVEMSKVTLRCRVLESVRPALKWTKGSQELTGGRYRILDSGDLQIDSLTFADQGEYMCSVSDKSRAHVQILSGRLEVKRRTRITQPPQDYEVASGKAATFHCNAHADPSLDLRIEWLFNDQPLDLDAEPRLVRSNDNSLTITRSAELDSGTYTCVARTELDSDRATATLIVQDVPGPPRLLQVECRNREVLLQWLPTGDGRAPILSYSIQYNTSFSPDAWEDAFANVPASETKFMLSLSPWANYSFRVVARNKIGLSLPSETSETCTTPEDVPYKNPDHVTGRGERPDNLVVTWTPMPPIEHNAPGFFYKVLWKRDDIASATWNSHVIEDWKQNRHVVSGQPTYTPYRIKVEAYNRLGQAHTAAMEVVGYSGEDVPLVAPKEFWLKEIRDGRTAVFAWSPVSPESVRGHFRGYKIQTWTIDEGKDKLREMEVPANVNTAVVRLFRPFSRNLAHVLAYNGMYNGPPSDTLNFLTPEDVPGPVASFEGRPLGSRAVYLLWKPPSEPNGLIKGYHIYYEEVRGNMLGPMTERRPRVTDPQKLHAKLTGLNPRTKYRITIRAETYAGEGSPYFFELETPDESDNLPDAADFTWTYLPGDDGSANVRVTWLPAMTKHLGRDFYVQYRRKGEKTWENTDVEEYEDAILLEGLHKNAFYEVRIVVVDGKYRKYSQIEEVWTGTLDVPNPPEIQHVECEASMALLKWTPRGDNQASILSYSVQYRTSFNNTLSSWEDAAPDIPVSNTSFRLPLSPWANYTFRVLARNKVGPSAPSEPSSTTCVTPESVPFKNPDSVTGRWNIYDDLVISWMPMAPIDHNAPGFFYRVSWKRHDPPDAAWSSHDVEDWTQERLVLRGQSRTTAYSVRVEAHNRLGQANVLPVEIVVPTTDKAKLADMMGAVLAYFQKVF; from the exons TGAGGCCACGGGAGATCCCGAGCCCACTTTTCAATGGACCAAAAACGGCAAGAAGTTCGACTACGCTTCTCACGGGGACCGCATCACACAAATGCGCCGCCGTGGCACGCTCGTCTTCACCGCCCCCGAGGGCGCGGACGAAGGGCTGTACCAGTGCCACGCCACCAACCGACTCGGCACGGCAGTGTCCGACCCCGTCTCATTGCGTAAGGCCGAGCTCGGGAAGTTCCCCGAAGACTCACCGAAACGAGTGAGCGTCCGGGAGGGTGACCCGCTGTCCCTCGCCTGCGACCCTCCATCGGGATACCCGCGGCCGCATGTTTCTTGGGTAATCCTGCACGTGAACGGTGCCATCCGGGCTCTCAATTCCTCGCGCATGACCGTAGACCCCGAGGGTGCTTTGCATTTCTCGCACGTCGAGACGGAAGACGCTATTCCCGATGCCGTCTACGCCTGCCTCGCGTCGTCGTGGTTTCTGCACGAGTACAAGCTCGGCAACAAGATCCTGCTGAGCGTGGAGCCCAGACCAGGGACTGAACAAGTACAGACGTCGCCCACCAAGCAGTACGTGTCACCCACAGAAATTCTAGCACTGCGGGGCCATCGGCTCGAACTTTACTGCATACACGGAGGTGCACCGGAACCGCAGGTCTTGTGGAAGAAGCGGGGAGGGGATCTGTCGCCTCAACGCGTCTCCTATTCCAACAGCGGCAGGACGCTGAAACTTCACTCGATAAGCTTCGAGGATGAAGACATTTACGAGTGCGAGGCCAGTAACGGTGTAGGCGAGGTACAGACGCACGCCATGCACGTGAAGGTGGAGGCGGAGCCCACCTGGCTTCAAGTGCCGAACGACACCATCGTAGCTCAAGGAGAGAGCGTCACCTTCAATTGTTCTTCCTCAGGCGTGCCGGAGCCCGAGCTGCGATGGTTTATGAACGGTGTGCCCATCGAGATGCTGGAGGACAACAGCAACATCAGGCTGGGCAACGACAGATTTGCGCTCATTATCGAGCACCTTCGAATGCGTGACACAGCCGTCTACCAGTGTAACGCCTCCAATATTCATGGATACGCCTTTCGTAACTTCTTCCTAAATGTTGTCG AGTCTATTCCGCTCATCATGGAACCGCCCGAACCGTTGACAGTCGGTGTGGAGATGTCGAAGGTGACGCTGCGGTGTCGCGTTTTAGAATCTGTGCGGCCCGCActgaagtggacgaaaggatcGCAGGAACTGACCGGAGGCCGTTACCGCATCCTCGACTCTGGAGACCTGCAGATTGATAGCCTCACGTTCGCGGATCAGGGTGAA TACATGTGCTCTGTCAGCGACAAATCTCGTGCTCATGTGCAGATCCTCTCTGGAAGACTGGAGGTCAAGCGCAGGACGCGCATTACCCAGCCACCACAGGACTACGAG GTGGCATCTGGCAAAGCCGCGACCTTCCACTGCAATGCCCACGCGGATCCAAGTTTGGACCTACGCATCGAATGGTTGTTCAATGACCAGCCCCTAGACCTCGACGCTGAACCACGATTGGTTCGATCGAATGACAATTCGCTGACCATCACGCGCTCCGCCGAGCTCGACTCTGGCACGTACACCTGTGTGGCTCGCACTGAACTCGATAGCGATCGCGCAACGGCTACACTGATCGTCCAGG ATGTGCCGGGTCCACCGCGACTGTTGCAAGTCGAGTGCCGTAATCGCGAGGTTCTTCTGCAGTGGCTGCCCACCGGTGACGGCCGGGCGCCCATACTGTCCTATTCCATTCAGTATAACACCTCCTTCAGTCCTGACGCATGGGAAGATGCCTTTGCGAACGTGCCTGCCTCCGAAACGAAGTTCATGTTGTCCTTGAGTCCGTGGGCAAACTACTCCTTCCGTGTGGTGGCTCGCAACAAGATCGGGTTATCGCTACCCTCAGAAACGTCTGAGACATGCACGACTCCCGAGGACGTACCGTACAAGAACCCCGACCATGTCACGGGACGCGGAGAACGCCCCGACAACctggtcgttacctggacacccATGCCCCCCATAGAGCACAATGCACCGGGCTTCTTCTACAAGGTACTTTGGAAGCGCGACGACATCGCCAGTGCCACGTGGAACTCACACGTTATCGAGGACTGGAAGCAGAACCGGCACGTCGTGTCCGGTCAGCCTACGTACACGCCGTATCGTATCAAGGTTGAGGCGTACAACCGGCTGGGTCAAGCACACACAGCTGCCATGGAAGTCGTGGGATACTCGGGCGAGGACGTGCCTCTGGTTGCACCGAAGGAATTCTGGCTTAAAGAAATTCGCGATGGCCGCACCGCCGTGTTTGCATGGAGCCCCGTGAGCCCGGAGTCTGTGCGTGGTCATTTCCGCGGCTACAAAATCCAAACGTGGACGATCGACGAAGGGAAGGATAAACTGCGGGAGATGGAAGTGCCGGCCAACGTGAACACGGCCGTGGTACGCCTGTTCCGTCCCTTCTCGCGCAACCTAGCCCACGTACTGGCGTACAACGGTATGTACAACGGGCCGCCATCAGACACACTCAACTTCTTAACACCGGAAGACGTCCCGGGGCCAGTAGCCTCGTTCGAAGGCAGGCCATTAGGATCAAGAGCCGTGTATCTCTTGTGGAAGCCTCCCTCGGAGCCAAACGGCTTGATCAAGGGCTACCACATCTACTACGAAGAGGTGCGCGGTAACATGCTGGGACCCATGACCGAGCGGCGCCCGCGTGTGACCGACCCGCAAAAGTTGCACGCCAAGCTCACGGGTCTCAATCCACGCACAAAGTACCGCATCACCATTCGTGCGGAAACTTACGCAGGAGAGGGAAGCCCGTACTTCTTTGAGCTGGAAACGCCGGACGAGTCTGATAATCTCCCCGACGCAGCCGACTTCACGTGGACCTACCTGCCAGGCGACGACGGAAGCGCAAATGTGCGG GTGACATGGTTGCCGGCCATGACCAAACACCTTGGCAGAGACTTCTACGTCCAGTACCGCCGCAAGGGTGAGAAGACTTGGGAGAACACCGATGTTGAGGAGTATGAGGACGCCATACTGCTCGAGGGCCTGCACAAGAACGCCTTCTACGAAGTGCGCATTGTTGTCGTCGATGGAAAGTACCGCAAGTACTCGCAGATAGAAGAGGTGTGGACAGGAACTCTCG ATGTCCCCAATCCCCCGGAGATACAGCACGTGGAATGCGAAGCTTCCATGGCGCTCCTAAAGTGGACACCCCGAGGCGACAACCAGGCATCCATCCTGTCGTACTCAGTACAGTACAGAACTTCCTTCAACAATACTCTGAGTTCCTGGGAAGACGCCGCTCCGGATATCCCCGTTTCGAACACCAGTTTTCGACTGCCACTAAGTCCTTGGGCCAACTACACTTTCAGGGTGCTGGCACGAAACAAGGTGGGACCCTCTGCGCCCTCTGAACCATCCTCGACAACGTGTGTGACGcctgagagcgtgccgttcaaaAACCCCGATTCTGTGACGGGCCGATGGAACATTTACGACGATCTCGTCATATCTTGGATGCCCATGGCACCAATCGATCACAACGCGCCGGGATTCTTCTACAGGGTGTCCTGGAAGCGGCACGACCCTCCAGATGCCGCCTGGAGCTCGCATGACGTCGAGGACTGGACGCAGGAAAGGCTCGTCCTACGAGGCCAGTCCAGGACTACCGCTTATAGCGTACGGGTCGAAGCACACAACCGCCTTGGTCAGGCGAACGTCTTGCCCGTAGAAATTGTGGTACCGACGACTGACAAGGCGAAGCTCGCGGACATGATGGGCGCGGTTCTTGCGTACTTTCAAAAGGTGTTCTGA